A DNA window from Deltaproteobacteria bacterium contains the following coding sequences:
- a CDS encoding MBL fold metallo-hydrolase, translating to MKFKLPLLLAAVSLFTMGAAAPVRLTPVKIADNVYLMQHSGGSGNSTVVFTNDGVVVLDFAIDSADQTLAFIRKTTDKKIRFLITSHSAGDHATGSMHFREDKPIWIGSKNQIHDFQMQELKDFNERKNSADPRFAAYKKGDLGQPDIGIEAPTTIYLGGLTFQITPEGRGHSTGDLTVYIPQKRVMLMGDLLDTEIHPGQGESGEIFYSNVKGWIQILDNIMARNLPVETFVPGHGPAHLGRGVKDLEEQKRYFVVMRDEVAKMIAAGKSLEQIEKEFKIPQEFAHYTRPERLRSFYKLFYNQLMETGY from the coding sequence ATGAAATTCAAATTGCCATTGTTGCTCGCCGCCGTCAGTCTCTTCACCATGGGCGCTGCCGCGCCGGTGCGCCTGACGCCGGTGAAAATCGCCGACAACGTTTATCTGATGCAGCATTCCGGCGGGTCGGGCAATTCTACCGTAGTGTTCACCAACGACGGCGTGGTCGTGCTCGACTTCGCCATCGACAGCGCCGACCAAACCCTGGCGTTCATCCGGAAAACCACCGACAAAAAAATAAGATTTCTCATCACCTCTCACAGCGCCGGCGACCATGCGACTGGCTCCATGCACTTCCGTGAAGACAAACCGATCTGGATCGGCAGCAAAAATCAGATCCACGATTTTCAAATGCAGGAGCTGAAAGATTTCAACGAGCGAAAAAATTCCGCCGACCCGCGCTTCGCGGCTTACAAAAAAGGCGACCTGGGCCAGCCCGATATCGGCATCGAAGCGCCGACGACGATTTACTTGGGGGGCCTGACGTTTCAGATCACTCCCGAGGGTCGCGGCCACAGCACCGGGGATTTGACCGTCTACATTCCGCAGAAACGCGTCATGCTCATGGGCGATCTGCTCGACACCGAGATTCATCCCGGCCAAGGCGAGTCGGGAGAAATTTTTTATTCCAACGTCAAAGGCTGGATTCAGATTCTCGACAACATCATGGCGCGCAATCTGCCGGTGGAGACGTTTGTTCCGGGCCACGGCCCCGCTCACTTGGGCAGAGGCGTAAAGGATTTAGAAGAGCAGAAACGCTATTTCGTCGTCATGCGCGACGAGGTGGCCAAGATGATCGCCGCGGGCAAGAGCCTGGAGCAAATCGAAAAAGAATTCAAAATTCCCCAAGAGTTCGCACACTATACTCGGCCCGAACGGCTGCGTTCGTTCTACAAACTTTTTTACAATCAGTTGATGGAAACCGGTTATTAG
- a CDS encoding CoA ester lyase, whose amino-acid sequence MTDESYSTSVISNEVRDLVLKGKTVTQPTDDVRHSPPLQVKISAKEIFPMDLIRSWMFVPGHRQKMIDKAFGLNADAIMLDIEDGVAPNEKDAARKNIGESLGRAKVPVSPARYVRINSIGHQWMDADLAAVVRPGLEGLVCPKVDTVDDVRKVDALLNEMEPKNQIAKGSVRLLIAIESPKGLFNAPAIAAASSRIVGIIFGAEDFGREIGLPAVREGEARDLIYARSAIVVAAAAAHVQAVDGVWVDLNDTAGLHGFAKQSRQLGFSAMSCIHPSQVDAINTVFSPTATEIDYCQKVLQAFGEANARGDGSIAFGGQLIDRPIVERARRTIDMAKSLGMIQ is encoded by the coding sequence ATGACAGATGAGTCTTATTCAACTTCTGTCATCTCGAACGAAGTGAGAGATCTCGTCCTCAAAGGCAAAACGGTCACTCAGCCAACCGACGACGTTAGACATTCGCCGCCCCTTCAGGTAAAAATTTCCGCCAAGGAGATTTTTCCCATGGATTTGATCCGCTCGTGGATGTTCGTGCCGGGACACCGGCAAAAGATGATCGACAAAGCGTTCGGCTTGAACGCCGACGCGATCATGCTCGATATCGAAGACGGCGTCGCGCCCAATGAAAAAGACGCCGCGCGCAAAAATATCGGCGAATCCTTGGGCCGCGCCAAAGTTCCCGTCTCCCCCGCCCGCTACGTGCGCATCAACTCCATCGGCCACCAGTGGATGGACGCCGACTTGGCCGCGGTTGTTCGTCCCGGTCTCGAAGGATTAGTCTGTCCGAAAGTCGACACCGTCGACGATGTGCGCAAAGTCGATGCGCTTTTGAACGAAATGGAACCGAAGAACCAAATCGCCAAGGGCAGCGTACGATTATTGATCGCCATCGAGAGCCCAAAGGGGCTATTCAATGCGCCGGCCATCGCCGCCGCGTCATCGCGCATCGTCGGGATCATTTTTGGCGCCGAGGACTTCGGCCGCGAGATCGGCCTACCCGCCGTACGGGAAGGCGAAGCACGAGATCTAATCTACGCCCGCTCAGCCATCGTCGTCGCCGCTGCAGCGGCTCACGTCCAAGCGGTGGACGGCGTCTGGGTCGATTTGAACGACACAGCAGGCCTGCACGGCTTCGCCAAGCAGTCGCGCCAACTCGGCTTCTCAGCCATGTCGTGCATTCATCCCTCGCAAGTCGACGCGATCAATACGGTCTTCAGTCCGACCGCGACGGAAATCGACTACTGTCAAAAAGTCCTGCAAGCGTTTGGAGAAGCGAACGCGCGCGGCGACGGCTCCATCGCTTTTGGCGGCCAACTCATCGACCGCCCCATCGTCGAGCGCGCCCGGCGCACCATCGACATGGCGAAGTCGTTGGGCATGATCCAATAA
- a CDS encoding N-acetyltransferase codes for MGATDYRRALPADYPAIVQLNAANFITNLAADERADGFLSAVFTLDQTAAMAEDLGTTVAIVDGQLAGFLCAFRNEFNHGSPVVAKMIESYDRLRFDGQLLNTYKSYAYGPVCIDRVHRRQGLLRGLFEAQKRDLAGRFEVGVALIARANQHSMDAHVAGLGMTDVGSFEVNGNVFATVAFRL; via the coding sequence ATGGGTGCTACTGATTATCGCCGCGCGTTGCCGGCGGATTATCCGGCCATCGTGCAGCTCAACGCCGCCAACTTCATCACCAATCTTGCCGCCGATGAGCGCGCGGATGGATTTCTCTCGGCGGTATTTACGTTGGATCAGACCGCCGCCATGGCGGAAGATTTGGGCACGACGGTGGCGATTGTCGATGGCCAGCTCGCCGGATTTCTCTGCGCCTTTCGCAACGAATTCAACCATGGTTCGCCCGTGGTCGCCAAGATGATCGAATCCTACGATCGCCTGCGCTTTGACGGCCAGCTGCTCAATACTTACAAATCCTATGCCTACGGTCCGGTGTGCATCGACCGCGTTCATCGGCGCCAAGGACTTTTGCGCGGCTTGTTCGAAGCGCAGAAACGAGACCTGGCAGGGCGGTTCGAAGTCGGCGTCGCGCTGATCGCACGCGCCAACCAACACTCGATGGATGCCCACGTCGCGGGTTTGGGGATGACCGATGTCGGGAGCTTCGAGGTCAACGGTAATGTTTTCGCCACCGTGGCGTTTCGTTTGTAG
- a CDS encoding aldehyde dehydrogenase family protein codes for MNTGSFVDGKWFHPKSNRLVRNINPADTDEVIAEFPAATAEDVARAIDAAQAAFRGWKKTPGPERGRVLWRAADIARQRADEIARTLTREEGKILKEAKGEVMKGISLLEFYAGEGFRMHGMTLPSEARDTFTYTIRRPLGVVGLIAPWNFPWAIPVWKSAPALAAGNCVIFKPAELTPATAALLTEIYTEAGLPPGVFNMLVGAGSVVGEAMVHSPVLRAISFTGSNEVGGALYAKAAQRGAKVTCEMGGKNAVIVMADADLDKAAIAIHGGAFGSTGQRCTATSRVIAAPAVKDALVERLVAAAKNITVGPGLDESVDMGPAVDNKQWKTDLDYIAIGQQEGARLLLGGKAPQELGKGYFVEPTIFDNVTPAMRIFKEEIFGPVLAVTTANNLDEALSYANGVEYGLTTSIFTENIDTIMNFVEEVETGMVHVNEPTIGGEAQLPFGGTKATGVGEREMAVEGLNFFTELKTVFINYSGKAERLMIR; via the coding sequence ATGAACACCGGTTCATTTGTCGACGGCAAATGGTTTCACCCGAAGTCGAATCGATTGGTGCGTAATATTAACCCGGCGGATACCGATGAAGTAATCGCCGAGTTTCCCGCCGCAACCGCCGAGGATGTCGCGCGCGCGATCGACGCGGCGCAAGCGGCATTTCGCGGTTGGAAGAAAACTCCCGGCCCCGAGCGCGGTCGGGTGCTGTGGCGCGCCGCTGACATCGCGCGCCAACGCGCTGACGAAATCGCCCGCACGCTCACCCGCGAAGAAGGAAAAATTCTCAAAGAAGCCAAAGGCGAAGTGATGAAAGGCATCTCGCTGTTGGAATTCTACGCCGGCGAGGGTTTTCGCATGCACGGCATGACGCTGCCGTCCGAAGCGCGCGATACGTTTACTTACACGATTCGCCGTCCGCTCGGCGTCGTCGGCCTGATAGCACCGTGGAATTTTCCCTGGGCGATTCCGGTGTGGAAATCCGCTCCTGCGCTGGCCGCGGGCAACTGTGTGATTTTCAAACCCGCTGAACTGACGCCCGCCACCGCCGCTCTGCTTACCGAGATTTACACAGAAGCCGGATTGCCTCCCGGAGTATTCAACATGCTGGTCGGCGCCGGCTCGGTGGTTGGCGAAGCGATGGTTCACTCGCCGGTGCTGCGCGCGATCTCATTCACCGGATCGAACGAAGTCGGTGGCGCGCTCTACGCCAAGGCGGCCCAGCGCGGCGCTAAAGTAACCTGTGAAATGGGCGGCAAGAACGCGGTCATCGTCATGGCCGACGCCGATCTCGACAAGGCGGCCATCGCCATCCACGGCGGCGCCTTCGGCTCCACCGGCCAACGCTGCACGGCGACTTCGCGCGTGATCGCGGCGCCCGCCGTCAAAGACGCGCTGGTCGAACGACTGGTGGCGGCGGCGAAAAACATCACAGTGGGTCCCGGTCTCGACGAGTCGGTCGATATGGGTCCGGCGGTCGACAACAAACAATGGAAAACCGATCTCGATTACATCGCCATCGGCCAGCAAGAAGGCGCGCGTCTGCTGCTCGGCGGCAAAGCGCCGCAAGAGCTTGGCAAAGGTTATTTCGTCGAGCCGACGATATTCGACAACGTCACGCCGGCCATGCGCATCTTCAAAGAAGAAATCTTCGGCCCGGTGCTCGCAGTCACCACGGCGAACAATCTCGACGAAGCGCTCAGCTACGCCAACGGCGTCGAGTATGGCCTGACGACGTCGATCTTCACGGAAAATATCGACACGATCATGAACTTCGTCGAGGAAGTGGAAACCGGCATGGTGCACGTCAACGAACCGACGATTGGCGGCGAAGCTCAACTACCCTTCGGCGGCACTAAGGCCACCGGCGTCGGCGAGCGCGAGATGGCGGTCGAGGGACTGAACTTTTTCACTGAGTTGAAAACCGTGTTTATCAACTACTCCGGCAAGGCGGAGAGGTTGATGATTCGGTGA
- a CDS encoding aminopeptidase P family protein, translating into MTEMLFPRFSETEYGRRYDAIRDAMKRENLDALLISGARGSSEVAYLSNYQAQSPCWMIFPREGDATVLIHYFNHQPCAKAQSIVDDVRWYGPTPMPTLVEEIRKRGLSKSKIGLVSMRAMAYGSVTELLRQFPEADFVEFGPQFGRIRRVRSEAELVYLRKSGYLTDLACEALENNLRPGLTEQDVLSIVYNAYVKNGGDPGIHFIASTNMDNPDRFVPWQRQTSRVLEKGSIVITELTVSYWGYSTQIHRPFAIGKEPAPIYRKLFDAAYECYESVRKVCKPGTTSEQIVAATSAIEDNGFTSYDSVFHGEAGKSPELGTKSATHPLEKWTLEENMVHVIQPNPVTKDFTAGLQLGAAVVVKPNGGEALHDYPFKFSVCG; encoded by the coding sequence ATGACTGAAATGCTTTTCCCGCGCTTCTCGGAAACTGAATACGGGCGCCGTTACGACGCCATCCGCGATGCCATGAAAAGAGAAAACCTCGACGCACTGTTGATCTCCGGTGCGCGCGGCTCGTCGGAGGTCGCCTATCTCTCGAACTACCAAGCGCAGTCGCCCTGCTGGATGATATTTCCGCGCGAAGGCGATGCCACGGTCTTGATCCATTATTTCAATCATCAACCTTGCGCCAAAGCGCAGTCGATCGTCGACGATGTCCGATGGTACGGGCCGACGCCGATGCCGACGTTGGTCGAAGAGATTCGCAAGCGCGGACTGAGCAAAAGCAAAATCGGCCTGGTCAGCATGCGCGCCATGGCGTACGGCAGCGTGACCGAATTGCTGCGCCAGTTTCCAGAAGCGGATTTCGTCGAGTTCGGCCCGCAGTTCGGCAGAATACGCCGCGTGCGCAGCGAAGCAGAGCTGGTCTATCTTCGCAAAAGCGGCTATCTCACCGACCTCGCTTGCGAAGCGTTGGAAAACAACCTACGGCCCGGCCTGACGGAACAAGATGTTCTCTCGATCGTCTACAACGCCTACGTGAAAAACGGCGGCGATCCGGGCATCCACTTCATCGCGTCAACGAACATGGACAACCCCGACCGCTTCGTCCCCTGGCAGCGTCAGACATCACGCGTGCTCGAAAAAGGTAGCATCGTCATCACCGAACTCACCGTCAGTTACTGGGGCTACTCGACGCAAATCCATCGCCCCTTCGCGATCGGCAAAGAACCTGCGCCGATTTACCGCAAACTCTTCGACGCCGCCTACGAATGCTACGAAAGCGTGCGCAAAGTTTGCAAACCCGGCACCACTAGCGAACAGATCGTCGCGGCAACATCAGCCATCGAAGATAACGGATTCACCAGCTATGACAGCGTCTTTCACGGCGAAGCCGGTAAATCTCCCGAGCTTGGCACGAAATCAGCAACTCATCCGCTAGAAAAATGGACGCTCGAAGAAAACATGGTTCATGTCATTCAACCCAATCCGGTCACCAAAGATTTTACGGCGGGCTTGCAGCTCGGCGCCGCCGTCGTGGTAAAACCGAATGGCGGCGAGGCGCTGCACGACTATCCGTTTAAATTTTCCGTATGCGGGTGA
- a CDS encoding VOC family protein, translating into MAKIRHIAYRAVDVDAMANFFVDAMGMKLIQKRKNNAIDLSDGSVNITVLPLAAGTGGQAGIDHIGFSTDNDQE; encoded by the coding sequence ATGGCTAAAATCAGACACATTGCTTACCGTGCGGTGGACGTGGACGCGATGGCTAATTTTTTTGTCGACGCCATGGGCATGAAGTTGATCCAGAAGCGCAAGAACAACGCCATCGATCTGAGCGACGGTTCGGTCAACATCACGGTTCTTCCGCTCGCCGCCGGTACGGGCGGCCAAGCCGGCATCGACCACATCGGCTTCTCCACGGACAACGATCAGGAGTAG
- a CDS encoding haloacid dehalogenase type II — MLAFDVFGAVVDWRSSVIAEIEQLAKAKGLDIDCAAFADAWRAIYRPYMDKVQNGELPWTKLDDLHRMMLAETLKKFDILKLSDDEKENLNRVWHRLNPWPDSVPGLQRLKSRFVITTLSNGNISLLTNMAKHAGLPWDCILSAENVRRYKPAPEVYLLPLRLFDLKPEEVMMVAAHEHDLQSASKHGLRTAYVHRRMDRGQGKESA, encoded by the coding sequence ATTCTCGCCTTCGACGTTTTCGGCGCCGTCGTCGATTGGCGCTCAAGCGTAATCGCCGAAATCGAACAGCTCGCCAAAGCCAAAGGTCTCGACATCGACTGTGCCGCCTTCGCTGACGCTTGGCGGGCGATTTATCGGCCCTACATGGACAAAGTGCAGAACGGCGAACTGCCGTGGACGAAGTTGGACGATCTCCATCGCATGATGCTCGCCGAGACGCTGAAAAAGTTCGACATACTGAAACTCAGCGATGACGAGAAAGAAAATCTCAATCGCGTCTGGCATCGGCTCAACCCCTGGCCGGATTCCGTGCCGGGACTGCAACGGCTGAAATCGAGATTCGTCATCACGACGCTGTCCAACGGTAATATTTCGCTATTAACAAACATGGCCAAACACGCCGGCCTGCCGTGGGATTGCATCCTATCGGCGGAAAACGTGCGCCGCTACAAACCGGCGCCGGAAGTCTATCTATTACCGCTCCGACTCTTCGATCTCAAACCCGAAGAGGTCATGATGGTCGCCGCGCATGAACATGATCTGCAATCCGCGAGTAAACATGGACTGCGCACGGCATATGTACATCGGCGGATGGACCGTGGACAGGGAAAAGAATCGGCCTAG
- a CDS encoding extracellular solute-binding protein, translating to MKPIVATVLVTLSIAGSAWAQGKMTTEQLAAYDKPDREKVLYAGAKAEGKVTWYTSLAGDSYKKLAAAYEARYPGVAVESYRATRQEMSARILAESQAKRYIADTMETTIPLLKLLKDNNWLVPYYFSTIAKYPDNVKEKAPKGLVYWAIDRESHIGLAYNKNIIPQKIAPRNYEGLLRPEFKDKISFAGSDTGVTVTGAMLKFKGEEYVRKLRALNPSVHNVSGRALLDMVISGEVGVSPTTFRNHVEVSLKAGAPIEWIPMDVVPSNSGSTAVLAKSPHPNAALLLADFILGPGGQKVLEEYEYGNPTKDYGFKRWYPETGMSAEQIDNLESKWRTIMRDLTRRSF from the coding sequence ATGAAACCCATCGTCGCAACAGTTCTCGTCACGTTAAGCATCGCCGGTTCGGCTTGGGCCCAGGGCAAGATGACCACCGAACAACTGGCCGCCTACGACAAACCCGACCGCGAGAAAGTGCTCTACGCCGGCGCTAAAGCCGAAGGCAAAGTCACTTGGTACACCTCCCTGGCTGGCGATTCCTATAAAAAACTCGCCGCCGCGTACGAAGCGCGCTATCCCGGCGTGGCGGTGGAATCCTACCGCGCCACGCGCCAGGAGATGAGCGCGCGCATCCTGGCCGAGTCCCAGGCCAAGCGCTACATCGCCGACACCATGGAGACGACGATTCCACTGTTAAAACTATTGAAGGACAACAACTGGCTGGTGCCTTATTATTTCTCGACCATCGCCAAGTATCCCGATAATGTCAAAGAAAAGGCGCCCAAGGGTTTGGTCTACTGGGCCATCGATCGCGAATCCCACATCGGCCTCGCCTACAATAAAAATATCATCCCGCAGAAAATCGCGCCGCGAAACTACGAAGGACTGTTGCGCCCGGAATTCAAGGACAAGATCTCCTTCGCCGGTAGCGACACCGGCGTCACCGTCACCGGCGCCATGCTCAAGTTCAAAGGCGAGGAGTATGTCAGAAAGCTCAGAGCCTTAAATCCTTCGGTGCACAACGTCTCCGGCCGCGCCTTGCTCGACATGGTGATCTCCGGCGAAGTTGGCGTCTCGCCGACGACGTTTCGCAATCACGTCGAAGTCTCGCTCAAAGCCGGCGCGCCCATCGAATGGATTCCCATGGACGTGGTGCCGTCCAACTCCGGCTCCACCGCGGTCCTCGCCAAGTCGCCTCATCCCAATGCCGCGTTGCTGTTGGCCGACTTCATCCTCGGACCGGGCGGGCAGAAAGTTCTCGAAGAGTACGAATACGGCAACCCGACCAAGGACTACGGCTTCAAGCGCTGGTATCCAGAAACAGGCATGAGCGCCGAACAGATCGACAACCTCGAGAGCAAGTGGCGCACGATCATGCGCGACCTAACGCGACGGTCTTTCTAG
- a CDS encoding flavin reductase, with translation MDADAKKTALRMIPYGIYVLTAEGKDGKVAASTVNWVTQTAFAPPLVVVAVKTDSGAHALIKESKVFALNMLGKDQKGQAFTFFKPLERDGNTIGGEAFRKGSLGAPILEKAPAFVECTLVNTVEMGDHSIFVGEVKDAGVAVAPAGRPDDAILAMRDLGDKVFYGG, from the coding sequence ATGGATGCTGATGCGAAGAAAACCGCGTTGCGGATGATCCCCTACGGGATTTACGTTCTTACCGCTGAAGGAAAAGACGGCAAGGTGGCCGCTTCGACGGTCAACTGGGTGACCCAGACGGCGTTTGCGCCGCCGCTGGTGGTGGTCGCTGTGAAGACCGACTCGGGTGCGCACGCGCTGATCAAAGAGTCGAAGGTCTTTGCCCTCAACATGTTGGGCAAAGATCAGAAGGGTCAGGCTTTTACTTTTTTCAAACCGCTTGAGCGGGACGGCAACACGATTGGCGGCGAAGCGTTCCGCAAAGGTTCGTTGGGCGCGCCGATCTTGGAGAAGGCGCCGGCGTTCGTTGAGTGCACGCTGGTCAACACCGTCGAGATGGGCGATCACTCGATCTTTGTCGGCGAAGTGAAAGATGCCGGCGTTGCTGTGGCGCCAGCCGGGCGGCCTGACGATGCGATCTTGGCGATGCGCGATTTGGGCGACAAAGTCTTCTACGGCGGATAG
- a CDS encoding tryptophan-rich sensory protein, giving the protein MVAAAALSGAQFGPGPWYMALHKPAWTPPNWLFAPVWTALYIAIAVAGWSLWRSKAISITKPILIWLLQLILNALWSWLFFGLHRPDLALIDIIALLAAICCFIATAHKASQTAAWLFLPYALWVAIAAALNLAIWRLN; this is encoded by the coding sequence ATGGTCGCCGCGGCCGCACTGAGCGGCGCACAATTTGGTCCAGGCCCATGGTACATGGCGTTGCACAAACCCGCTTGGACTCCACCGAACTGGCTCTTCGCACCGGTTTGGACGGCGCTGTATATCGCCATTGCCGTTGCCGGTTGGTCTCTGTGGCGTTCCAAAGCTATTAGCATCACCAAACCCATCCTGATTTGGTTACTGCAGTTGATTCTAAACGCTCTCTGGTCATGGCTCTTCTTTGGACTGCACCGCCCAGATCTCGCATTGATCGATATCATCGCGTTGCTGGCGGCGATCTGCTGCTTTATCGCGACGGCCCACAAAGCTAGCCAAACCGCCGCGTGGCTATTTCTTCCCTATGCCCTTTGGGTGGCAATTGCCGCGGCGCTAAATTTGGCGATCTGGCGGCTGAACTAA
- a CDS encoding ABC transporter substrate-binding protein, translating into MLFARALTIVLILAFSVLGLGRAEAQRLRAASGGLSVIHSLLWVTYDQKLLKKYGFDLEYIAIENGTVGMQALIANEAQFLFSTSSLAVSANLRGSDIAVVGGGLNFIPDKLIVRPEIKQPEDLAGKRLAISRFGSSSEVSAKLTLEKVGVKPESVSLIQLGGVSTRQAALMAGQVQATILSDPQATAAVNAGMKLWVDLSESKWGLPRFCFNCFMAKRSFLESNRAAAIGFLKAVIEGLYLLKKDKPLGVRLIKKYLRLNDEAASIGYDFYIAKHGEGLLSLPERKGMEFVIAETAKTNPAAAKATPESQRLVEGSLLDEIKASGFVERFK; encoded by the coding sequence ATCTTGTTTGCACGAGCTTTGACAATCGTTTTAATTCTAGCTTTCTCCGTCCTCGGACTAGGCCGCGCAGAAGCCCAGCGCCTGCGCGCCGCCAGCGGCGGGCTTTCGGTGATCCATTCGCTGCTCTGGGTCACCTACGACCAGAAGCTTTTGAAAAAGTACGGATTCGATTTGGAATACATCGCCATCGAGAACGGCACGGTGGGCATGCAGGCATTGATTGCCAACGAAGCGCAGTTTCTTTTTTCCACCTCGTCCCTCGCCGTGAGCGCCAACCTACGAGGCTCGGACATCGCCGTGGTCGGCGGCGGATTGAACTTCATTCCCGACAAACTGATCGTCCGACCGGAGATCAAGCAGCCGGAAGATCTCGCCGGCAAACGTTTGGCGATCAGCCGCTTCGGCTCGTCGTCCGAAGTCAGCGCCAAGCTCACGCTGGAAAAAGTCGGCGTCAAACCGGAAAGTGTTTCGTTGATTCAGCTAGGCGGCGTTTCCACGCGCCAAGCGGCATTGATGGCCGGCCAAGTCCAAGCGACGATTTTGAGCGATCCCCAGGCGACGGCGGCGGTCAATGCCGGCATGAAACTTTGGGTCGACTTATCCGAGAGCAAATGGGGCCTGCCGCGCTTTTGCTTCAACTGCTTCATGGCGAAGCGGAGCTTTCTCGAATCGAATCGCGCCGCCGCCATCGGCTTTCTCAAGGCGGTGATCGAAGGACTCTATCTGCTTAAAAAAGACAAACCTCTCGGCGTACGGCTGATCAAGAAATATTTGCGTCTGAACGACGAAGCGGCGTCCATCGGTTACGACTTCTATATCGCCAAACATGGCGAAGGTCTGCTCAGTCTGCCGGAGCGCAAGGGAATGGAATTTGTCATCGCCGAAACCGCCAAAACCAATCCCGCCGCGGCCAAGGCGACGCCGGAAAGTCAGCGCCTGGTGGAAGGAAGCTTGCTAGATGAGATTAAAGCCAGCGGCTTTGTCGAGCGCTTCAAGTAA
- a CDS encoding cupin domain-containing protein gives MATGYSKIFMPIGKVVEKEFLSRPMGCKGVGFSYVRIKPGQGATYVHRHKVQEEVFIALKGDGTIILNGKRIKMPEGTAVRVAATVWCAIGNDSKKDVVFMILGAVPPKKFPLGGRTLLGDGMPNRKKVPRWKQPKA, from the coding sequence ATGGCAACCGGTTACAGCAAGATCTTCATGCCCATCGGCAAAGTGGTCGAGAAGGAATTTCTTTCCAGACCCATGGGCTGCAAAGGCGTGGGCTTTAGTTACGTGCGCATCAAGCCCGGCCAGGGCGCGACCTACGTGCACCGCCACAAGGTTCAGGAAGAAGTTTTCATCGCCCTCAAAGGCGACGGCACGATAATACTCAACGGTAAACGGATCAAAATGCCGGAGGGAACGGCGGTGCGGGTGGCGGCCACTGTCTGGTGCGCCATCGGCAACGATTCGAAAAAAGACGTGGTCTTTATGATCCTAGGCGCGGTGCCGCCGAAAAAGTTTCCGCTCGGCGGCCGGACGCTGCTTGGCGACGGCATGCCAAATCGCAAGAAGGTGCCGCGCTGGAAACAGCCAAAGGCGTAG